TACGCTCGACGTTGGTCATTGTGTGATGACCGAGCCGATCGGCGCGCAGGCTGCGATCGGCGAGCTGGGCGACAAGCTGGTCAACGTGCATCTGGATGACATGACGCCGCTCAAACACGAACACCTTGAGTTTGGCGATGGTGATGTCGATCTCGGTGCGGTGATGGATGCTTTGTCGGCCAGCGGGTTTGGTGGCATCGCCTCTGTCGAGCTGCCGCGTCACTCGCACGATGCACCGAATGTGTTGCGCCGCAGCATGTGGGCGATAAGCCTGGCTAGGCTGTCTCCTGGCGCCAGGTCATGGATCGGTTCGGCCGCCGCGGAGATCGGGCGATCTCCCGACAAAGTCGTTGAGATCTTTCCCGGTGCGGTGCGCGGGATGGTAGGAGCACAAGCGCCCGGCGGCGCGATTCTGGTGGCGCGAGTGCAGTTGCTGGCCACCTTGGTTTCGGGTACCAGCGATGAAACGGCGGCCGCGCTCATCGAAAAGCTCTACCGATGGGGCGACACCGACGAACGCTTGGCCGTGCTAAGCGGATTGGAGATGACGGTGCTGCGCGGCCAACTCGGCCCCGCTGCGTGCGCGACAGGAATGGAGCTGGCCCAGGATGCGTTGCGGTGCAACGATCCGCGGCTGGTCGCGGCTGCGCTCGGCGGGTTTGGCGCACGCTTCTTGACTCAGCACGCATGGCGCCATGGCGTGATGAAGCTCGTATTCATGGACGTGCCGTTGAGCGGCGTGCACGGGTTACACACCCGGGCTGATGACGAATTAGGGCGCATGGCAGCCGATTACGTTACTGAACGTTGTGCAGCGGGTCGCTCGGTGTCGGCCGACGTGGAGATGCTGCAACAGCTGACCGCCAGGACGGGGGCCGCGGAATGAAGATATTCGACCCGCACATTCACATGACATCTCGTACCACCGATGACTACGAGCGGATGTACGCGGCGGGTGTGCGCGCGGTAGTCGAACCGGCCTTCTGGTTGGGACAACCCCGGACGGATGCAGCGTCGTTCATCGACTATTTTGACGGCTTGATCGGGTGGGAGCGATACCGTGCTTCGCAGTTCGGCATTGCTCACAACTGCACGATCGCATTGAATCCGAAGGAAGCCAACGACAGCCGCTGCCGGCCCGTGCTTGAGCAGATACCCCGCTACCTGTCGAAAACCGGCGTGGTGGCCGTCGGCGAGATCGGCTACGACTCGATGACGGCCGACGAAACCGCAGTGTTCGAAACACAATTGGAAATGGCGGCCGAGCGCGCCATGCCCGCCCTGGTACACACGCCCCACCGGGACAAGCTCGGCGGGACTCTGGCCAGCATTGAGGTGGTGAAGCGGGTTGGAATTGACCCGGGGATGGTGCTACTGGACCATCTGAACGAGGTGACAATAGAGCCGGCACGGGATAGCGGGTGCTGGATGGGCTTTTCGATCTATCCAGACACCAAGATGGACGAGGGACGGATGGTCGCCCTGATGCAGCGGTACGGCCTCGAACGAATCATCGTCAACTCGGCCGCCGATTGGGGCCGGTCAGATCCGCTCAAGACGGCCAAGACGGCGCAGGCGATGCTGGCGGCTTCCTTCACCGAAGACGACGTCGACCGGGTGATGTGGCGCAATCCAGTCGAGTTTTACGGCCAGAGCGGGCAACTCCGACTCATAAGCGACGAGCACGACGCCACGGGCGCATTCGCCGGCAACACGATCCACCGCGGGGAAAAGCGGTGATGTTGTCCTACTGCAGCAACGTCGTTGCCGCCGACACCTTGCTGCTGCTGGAGCAGCAATTGCTATCGGTGTTCGCTGTGGCCCGGGACCGGGCCGGGCTCGACCAACTCGGCGTCGGGTTGTGGTTGCCGGCCCGCACCATGACTCGGCTGGCAGACGATCGTCGTGCGCGTCGTCGCCTGGCTGCCATCCTGGCGGACAACGGGCTAGCTGTGGTGACCATGAATGCCTTCCCCTACGGAGTTTTCCACGGCGGTTCGGTGAAGCACGCAGTCTACCAACCGGATTGGACGACACCTAAGCGGTTGGAATACACCAGAAACTGCGCCGAGGTACTAAATGACCTGCTGACTGACACGGAGCACGGCACCATCTCGACGCTGCCGCTGGGTTGGAGCGATCCATGGGACGACGACGCAGATGCCAAGGCCCGGCACAGTCTGTCCACGCTGAGCGATGAGCTACGCCGCATTGAGAACGGGTCTGGGCATCGAATCAGACTGGCCGTCGAACCCGAACCCGGCTGTGTCATCGGATCTTGTGGCGATGCGCTCGATTGGTTTGCGCGGGCAGTCGAGGGCGATGACGTGGACCCGCGATATGTGGGTCTGTGCCTGGATACCTGCCATTTGGCCGTGATGCACGAAGACCCCGTCGACGTCTTGGCCGGCCTGGCCGAAGTGGGAGTAGAGGTGGTAAAGATACAGGCCTCCAACGCTATTCAGATCTCCGACTTGGCCGCCAAAGGGTTGGACGAGGCCTTCGCCGAGTTCGGTAACTCCCCGTATTTGCATCAGGTCAACGGTATCGACGCGGACGGTCACCCGTGGTTTCGAGACGATTTCTCCCTCGAAGACCCATCAACACCCAGGTCGGGTAGTGCACGAGTGCACTACCATGTGCCGTTGCACCTCAGTCCGCCCGCACCGCTGAGCAACACGTCGCAGGTACTTGTTGATGTCATGGACATGCTGCGCGACGGGTCGCTGCCGGGGCCGATCGACATCGAAATCGAAACTTACACGTGGGATGTCCTTCCGCCGTCGCTGCGTAGTGGCAGCCTGGCCGAAGATATTGCGGCGGAGATTCGCTGGCTGGACGAACTGATAAGTGAGTGGGATCCGGCATGACCCAACGTGTTCTGCTGATCAACGTCGTCGGATTGACCGCGCCGCTGCTGCGGCAGATGCCGAATCTTTCCGCGCTCGCCAGCCAGGGGGCCATGACGCAGCTGGCAACCGTTTTTCCGGCGGTCACATGTTCGGTGCAGTCATCGATGGTCACCGGCCTAATGCCCAACCAGCATGGAATCGTCGGTAATGGATGGTATTTCCGCGAGCTCGGGGAAGTACTGCTGTGGCGCCAAAGCAACAAGCTGGTGGTCGGGGAGAAGGTGTGGGAGACGGCAGCCGGCCGGTTTGATGACTACAGCTCGGCGAACGTCGGGTGGTGGTACGCGATGAACGCTGGCCACGACGTGATCGTCACGCCGCGACCGGTATATCACCAAGATGGGCGGAAATCACCTGACTGCTATGTCGTCCCGTCCGATCTGCACGACATCCTAACCGAGAAGCTGGGCACCTTTCCCCTGTTCCAGTACTGGGGGCCAACGGCCAACATCGCGTCGTCGCGCTGGCTGGTGGATGCGTCGGTGGAGATACTGCGACGCTATTCACCCACGCTGCTCACCGCCTACATCCCACACCTCGACTACGACTTTCAGCGTTATGGTCCGCATTCCGAGCAGGCGGCAGCTGCCGCCGCGGATGTCGACGCGGCGCTGGCTCCCTTGCTGGGGTTCGCCGCTGAGCGCGGCATGACGACCATTGTCGTATCCGAGTACGGGATAGCGCCGGCCAACAATCCGGTGGATATCAACCGGCTACTTAGACGGGAGGGCTACCTCAACGTCTACGCCCAGCAGGGCCGAGAATACCTGGACCCGTGGACATCCCGGGCCTTCGCCGTCGCCGACCATCAAGTTGCCCACATCTATGTGCGGGAGCATTCGGATATTGCGCGGGTAGCGGCACTGGTCCAAGAATCCGACGGTGTCGACGAGGTGCTGGATCGAGAAGGGCAGCGGACCTTGGCCATCGATCACCCTCGATCAGGGGAGTTGGTGGCGATCGCCGAACCGGGCGCCTGGTTCACCTACTACTACTGGCTCGACGACAACCGCGCTCCAGAGTTTGCGCCGTGCGTGGATATTCATCGCAAGCCCGGCTATGACCCGGCCGAGTTGCTGATGAACCCAGACGACCGGGCAGTGAAAGTCAGAGCTACTGCGGCCCTGGTAAAAAAGCTGGTCGGGCTGCGCTACACGATGGGTGTCGTTGGGCTCACCGGTACGCACGTGGGCGGCACGCACGGGAGGCTGCCGGATTCAGACGACGACACGCCGGTGGTAATCACGTCGGTACCGGAGCTGCTCTCCGATGCGCCGGCGCGGGTGTCGGCTACCGCCGTGCGTGACCTCATTCTGGATGCCCATGTGCGGCAAAGAGCCAGGTAGGCTTTGACGGGCCGGCGCTGGGCGATGAGCCAACCCAGGGTGAGGACCACGAACCATAGCGGGAACCATGCCAACGCGAGCGTGGTTTCGGGTTCGGTGGTCAGCGTCCAGACCACGAACACGAAGAACGCAAGGATGGCCCAGCACATCGCCACGCCCCCGGGCATCTTGTAGACCGAGGCGGTGTGGCGCTGCGGGTGTCGGCGCCGGTAGACCAGATAGCTGACGATGATCATCGCCCACACAAACATGAACAGCAACGACGCGACCGCCGTGACGAGCGTGAACGCGCCAATCACCGACCGGCCGGCATACAGCACCGGGATGGAGGTCAGCAGCAGCGGAGCCGTCAGCAGCAGGGCGGATGCGGGCACGCCGCCGCGGTTGAGTCGGCGGAAGGCCGCCGGGGCGTGGCCTTCGTCGGCGAGGCCGAAAAGCATTCGCCCGGTAGAGAAGAATCCCGAGTTCGCTGACGAGGACGCCGCGGTGATCACGACGAAGTTGACGATCGAGGCCGCGGCGACAAGTCCGGCCAGCGAGAACATCGCCACAAACGGGGACTGACCGCCGGCGAACTGCCGCCACGGCACCACGGCCAGGATTGCCAGCAGCGCACCGATGTAGAAGACCGCCACCCGCAGCGGAACCGCATTGATCGCGCGGGGAAGGGTGCGGCGCGGGTTCTCCGTTTCGGCCGCCGCGGTGCCGATGAGTTCCACACCGATGTAGGCGAAAAACGCGATCTGGAAGCCACTGACCACACCCAGGAAGCCCGTTGGGAAGAACCCGCCGTCGTTCCACAGGTTCTCGATCGTTGCGTGCGCACCATGCGGGGAGACGAAGTTGGTCGCCACCAGGATCGCACCGATGGCGATCAGACAGATGATGGCGACGACCTTGATCAAGGCGAACCAGAACTCCAGCTCCCCGAAATGGCGGACGCTGGACAAATTGACCAGAATGATCAAGCCAATCGTGACCACGGCCGGGAGCCAGGTGGGCAGGTCGGGCCACCAGAACTTTGAGTAGCCGGTGATCGCGACGAGGTCTGCGATGCCGGTGACGACCCAGGCGAACCAGTACGACCACCCCACGAAAAAGCCCGCCGCAGGGCCCAACAGGTCGGCGGTGAAGTCGACGAACGACTTGTAGTTCAGGTTCGACAGCAGCAGCTCGCCCATCGCGCGCAACACGAAGAACACGAAGAAGCCAATGATCCCGTACACCAGCAGCACCGCCGGACCGGCGAGGGAGATCGTTCGCCCGGATCCCATGAAGAGGCCGGTGCCGATCGCGCCTCCGATCGCGATCAACTGAATATGACGGTTGGCAAGGTCGCGACGCAGATGTGGTTGGGTCTCTGCCGGGTCGGCAACGGGGACATCGTTCGGCATACGGGCGTCCTCATTCAGGTAGGAGCGGAGCTAGCGGAGACGGCCTCGCGCTATCCGGCAAACGGCGGCCGAGACATCACCGTAACCCGGAACCCGTACCGAGGACCTGCACCCCCCGCGCCGGTGCCCGGACCGGCCATCGGCATGCCACCCAACAGGTTTCCCGACGCCGCTGCCTCCGGTTGATCGACGATGTCGCTAACCAGCGGTGCGGAGGCCGAACCCACGGTCGGGGCCAAGCTCGGGGCGGCCCCCGCCCAGGTGCTCGGCACCGATAGCTTGCCGATGGCGGCCGCGTTGCCCAGACCGGCGGCTACCGGCCCCGCTTCGCCGAGCGCCGCCGGTACGGCGCCCTCGGCTATGGCGATCGGTGCCCCGGCAGCTTCGGCGGCTTCGGGTCCGATCAATCCCAGCGCCCGCCACGATGTAATGAGGCTGTTGGCAATACCAATAGCGAAATACGGCAAACCCACGGTGTTGTAGAAAAGCTGTGATATGGGCAAGTACCAGTTGATGAACCAATCCAGCCATCCCGGGGTTGCTCCGGCCGTCAAGAGGGACGAGAGGGGCGAGGTGAGCCCCATCAGCGTGCTGGGCAGGTTAGCGATCAGCTCGGCGATCGTGTTCTGCGCCGCACCGGCTGCAGTGCCAGCAGCTTTGCCGACTGCGGCCAGCTGCGACGCCGCGGCGCCGGGGCTGGTGGTGTGCGGCGGCGGGGCAAACGGTGTCACCTTCGCCGCGGTCGCCGAGGAACCCGCGTAGCTATACATGGCCATCGAGTCTTGGGCCCACATTTCACCGTATTGAGCTTCGGTGGTTGCGATCGAGGCGGTGTTCTGCCCGAACACGTTGCGCGCTACCAGCGAAGCTAGCTGAGCACGATTGGCTGCGATGAGTGGTGGGGGCACCATGGCGGCAAATGCAGTTTCATAAGCGGCCGCTGCTGCGCGCGCCTGACTGGCCGCTTGCTCTGCTTGGGCGGCGGTGGCTCTCATCCACGCCACGTAGGGGGCGACCGCCTCGACCATCAATGCCGACGCCGGACCCAGCCATTCTTCGGTGTTCAGCGTCGCAATCACCCTCTCGTAGCCGGCGGCCGCCGAACTCAGCTCCGCGGCCAGCCCGTTCCAGGCCGACGCGGCAGCAACTGTGGGTGATGACCCCGGGCCGGAATACATGCGCCCGGAGTTGACCTCCGGTGGCAACGCCCCAAAATCCATCGCTATGCACTCCTTACCTCGTCGCGGGCCGTGTCATACGGCGGCCGTCGGTCATTTCGCGCGCTATCCGACGTTCGGTTGGCGAGACATCACGGTGAGCCGTACTCCGTATCGGCGTCCCGTGTGGGCGGCGCGACTCCTGCCCTGCGTCGGTACACCCCGGAGGAGGCCCGATACCTCACCGACCTCAGTGGCGGCGCGAATACTAGGAACCGATATCCCCGCGGGCGGCGCCTGGGGCGTGGCGAGCTGAGCGCACCAGCTTGGCGGCACCGACATCGGTCCGATCTTGGCGGCCAGAGCCGCGCTCGCGGCCACCGGTCCCGCGCCCATCTGCGACAAGGCCGACCACGCAGCGGCTCCGCTCGCGCCGGCCGCTACCTCGCCCGCACCGGCCGTCGCCGCCGCGGGCGCCCACAACAGCTGTCCCGCGGTCCCAAGAATCATCAAAGTGAAGCCACCGCTGTCGTAGATGAACCCTTCTGCGGTAGCAAGGGCGCCAAGGAACATGATCCAGTACTGCTGTATGTCGCTCCATGGAATCGCCGCTACCGCGGTGTGCTGTGTTAGCACCGCGGCCAGCGCAGCGGCGCTGATGAGGTGGGCGGTCGCTTCTGACAACGTTGACGCGAAGGTGCCTGCCGTGGTGCCGGCGGCCTGGTCCACCGCGGCGGTCTGGCCGGCCAGGGCGGCCGGGTTGGTGGTTATCGGCGGCGGTGCAAACGGAGTCAAAACCGAGGAAAGCGCGGCGGCGCTGGCATAGCCGAACATCGCGGCGGCGTCTTGGGCCCACATCTCGGCGTATTGCAACTCGGTGGTGGCGATCGCTGGCGTGTTTTGTCCGAACCAGTTGGTCGCGATGAGCGTCGTCAACAATGTCCGGTTGGCCGCGATCACCGGCGGGGGCACCGTCATCGCAAAAGCCGCCTCAAAGGCCGCCGCCGTCGCCCTACCCTGAATCGCGGTCTGCTCGGCGAGCGTTGCGGTTGCACTCAACCAGCAGACAAAGGGCAGGGCGGCGGCCACCATCGAATCCGACGCGGGCCCCGACCACCACCGCATGCTGGCCAGCTCGGAGATCACCGAATCGTAGCTCGTCGCCGCCGAGGAGAGTTCTGCGGCAATGTTGTCCCAGGCCGCCGCCGCTTCCATTAGGGGCCCCGATCCCGCCCCGCTGTACATGCGCCCGGAGTTGACCTCGGGAGGTAACGCCCCAAAGTTGATTGCCCGGTGGGTGCTGCCGACGCCGACGGCGTCGACCCCACCCGGGCACCAGGTAGCGGTGCCCGGGGGGGCATACCCCTGGCTGACAGGGACATCGAGGGTCATCGAAATCCGCCTCGTTGTGAGACTGTTGGGCTGGCTCGACACCGGTGTCGGTGTGATAGCAATCACTAATGCAACTGTGGCCTATCACATTAATATCTATAGGAGATCTTCTGCAAGAAAGATTTCAGCCATGTTTAATTCATGTAAATACCCTATAGGGGTATTTAGTATGGTGTGAACGAAATTTGCATCACGACCATTGGTAGAACGGTCGGTGCACCGGCGGGCGTCGCGGCACCGCGATCCACGTCGGCAACCGCACCGATCCTTGTTTCCGGGCAGGCGGGCAAGGCGAAAGTTGTTGCGGCCCTGGTGAAGAATAGGCGCTCGGTCTTGGGTTCGCCAGGGAAAGTCGCACGCAATGACGCCACGCATGGGCGACTGCCGGGCTCAGCCGAGCGGGCTTTTCGGGATCATCGCTGCACTGGAAGCACCGTCCGAGGGGCCGGCTGACTTCGCCCGTCGCTTCCGGATGTGACTCAGTTCTCAACGCCTGTGCGCTACCCATAGGACCGGCGGCCCGCCAGCACGCGCCGGTTCGCGTTGCGTCTCGCGCCGGCTGGGTGTCCCGACACCGGACTGGCGGCCATTTTCGGAGTGGGCCGATAGAATCTTCAAGATTTTTATTTTGCACGCTGCCGGAATTGAGGTCACTATCTCGATGGCCGATAACGAGCTTGACGCCTACATCGACGATATGGGTCGCGCGCTGCCGAGCCGGAGCGACTGGACATTAGGTCTGTATCGCGCCCGCCGGCCTTTTCGGCAGAAACACCACCGGGATGATTACCAACGTCGCCAACGCGGCCGCGACCACAAACACCACGGTGTAGGCCTGTGAGAGGTCGTTCAGCAGGTTGGCTGGAAAATCGGGGGTCCGTGCTTGTTCCGGAATCGTCGACGGGTCAATGGGTACCCCGCGCCGGGCGGCGTCCTCGCGCAGGCTCGCCATCGTATTGGCGGCGGAAATGTTCGCACTTCGGTTGAACTGGCTGGTCAGGATCACCGACATCAGTGCAGTTCCGATGGACGCGCCTACCTGCTGATTGACGTTGACCAGGGTCGACCCCCGCGCGATCTGGCGGGGGGCCAAGGTCTGCACAGCGGCAGCGGAAAGCGGCATCATCGCGCAACCCATGCCCATGCCCATGATCGTCAACCCGGTGACCAGGGTGGGCAGGTAGTCGGCCTGGCTCGCGACCCCGTAGGCGAAGATGCCCATGCCCGATGCGATCAGTGCGAAGCCGACCACCAGGATCTGGCCCGGTCCACGTCGGTCAACGAGCAATCCGGCGAACGGCATGGTCAGCAGGGCACCGATGCCCCGGGGGGCCATGCTCATGCCGGACTGCAATGGCGTCTGGTGCAGCAATTCCTGAAAGTAGCTCGGAAACAGCAGCCCGGCACCAAAAAAGGCGGCCATGAAAATAAGCATCGCTGCGTTGGAAAGCGCCACCACCCGGTTCCGAAACAGCCGCAAATCGATCAGCGGATGATCCGCTCGGTAGAGGGCATGGAAAACGAACCCGGTGATCAATATCAGACCGATGGTCACCGGTATCCACACCTGACGATCGGTCAGCGTGCCGCGCTCTGGCACGACCGAAACCCCGTAAAGGAACGTTGCCAGGCCGGGCGACAGCAGCAGCATGCCGAGGAAGTCGAAGGTTTCCGACGGCGTCGGGTGATCGGAGGGCAGGACGATCGCCGCGAGGGCGAAGGCGGTCAGGCCGATCGGAAGGTTGATCCAGAAGATCCACTCCCAGCCATAACTATCGATCAGCCAGCCGCCCAGCACTGGCCCGAAGACCGGGCCGAGCAGCATCGGGATGCCCAGCAGCGCCATTACGCGGCCCAGCCGCTTGGGACCTGCCTCGTGGGTCAGGATGGTGAGGACCAGGGGTAGCAACATCCCGCCGCCGAGGCCCTGTGCCACCCGAAATGTGATGAGCAGTATGACGTTTGGCGCCATCGCGCATAGCAGCGAGCCCAGTGTGAACGCCGCGAGCGAGCCCATGAAGAGTCGTTTGGTGCCGAACCGGTCGGCGGCCCAACCTGCCAGTGGGATCACGGCGGCCATCGCGAGTGTGTAGCCCGTCATCGTCCAGGCGACGATGGCGTGGGTGGTGTCGAACTCGGCGACAAAGGTGCGCTGTGCGACGGTGACCACCGTCGTGTCCACGATCGCCATCATCGTGCCCAGGACACAGACGCCGGCGATGCGGAGCAGCCTCGCGTCGAGCTGGTCGGAACTTCGGTCTGTGCCCGGATCGTCGATGGCCATCAGCCCAGTATCGGGAAGTCGGTGCCGGCGAGCGACGGATTCGGCCGCATGGCGCACAGCATGTCATACGGCGGCAGCCGGTCGGCCGAGTCGCGGGTATTGGCTAGGATCGCTGCGGGCAAACCTCGGCAACGGCAGGGGTTGCCTTATCCATGGTCTTTGCGGCATGTTTAGGGCAGGGAGTGCCGGAAAGTCTGGTCGGCAACCCGGCCCGCAGCGGGTCGGGTTCGGGTTCGCTTGGCTAGAAGGTGCTTGCCTGGTGTTACAACGAATCGCCAAAGAGCTCTTATCCGGGGTGGCCGTCGCGATCGTTGCACTGCCGTTGGCGATAGCGTTCGGCATCACCGCCACCGGAACGTCCGAGGGCGCGCTCGTCGGGCTTTACGGCGCCATCTTCGCCGGATTCTTCGCGGCGGTGTTCGGCGGGACGCCCGGCCAGGTGACCGGCCCCACCGGCCCAATCACGGTCGTCGCCACGGCAACCATCGCCGCCCACGGGCTCGAGGCCGCCTTCGTCGCGTTCATCATGGGCGGCGTCTTTCAGATCCTGTTCGGGGTGTGTCGGCTCGGTTCGCTCATCCGCTACATCCCCAGCCCCGTGGTCTCTGGGTTCATGGGCGGAATTGCGCTGATCATCATCATGACTCAATTGGGTCAGGTGCGGAACAGCTTCCTGATCGTAGTGGTGACGATCGTTTTGCTGCTGGCATCCGGCAGGCTCATCAAAGCGATTCCGCCAAGCCTGATAGTCCTCGTGCTGATCACCTCGACGCTGCCGATTATCGAGCCTTGGGTGGAGCACGTCAGGATTGGGCCGGTCTCGATCAACCGGGCGGTCGAGTACATCGGCGAGATCCCAGAGGCCATGCCGTCGTTCAATGTGCCGGAGGTCAGCGCTTCGCTGGCTGTGCAACTGCTGTTTTCGGCGCTGGCCATCGCGCTCCTAGGATCCATCGATTCGCTGCTGACGTCGGTCGTGATGGACAGCATCACCGGAACCCGGCACCGCAGCAACAAAGAACTGATTGGCCAGGGGCTGGGAAATGTCGCCACCGGGCTGTTCGGCGGGCTGGCCAGCGCCGGTGCGACCGTCCGATCGGTGGTGAACATCAGAAA
The nucleotide sequence above comes from Mycobacterium decipiens. Encoded proteins:
- a CDS encoding SulP family inorganic anion transporter: MLQRIAKELLSGVAVAIVALPLAIAFGITATGTSEGALVGLYGAIFAGFFAAVFGGTPGQVTGPTGPITVVATATIAAHGLEAAFVAFIMGGVFQILFGVCRLGSLIRYIPSPVVSGFMGGIALIIIMTQLGQVRNSFLIVVVTIVLLLASGRLIKAIPPSLIVLVLITSTLPIIEPWVEHVRIGPVSINRAVEYIGEIPEAMPSFNVPEVSASLAVQLLFSALAIALLGSIDSLLTSVVMDSITGTRHRSNKELIGQGLGNVATGLFGGLASAGATVRSVVNIRNGGRTAVSAATHSVVLFTFVAGLGPVVEYIPLAVLSGILILVAVGMFDWKAMRKAHVSPKGDVIVLFATMIVTVLVDLTVAVMVGIVLSLIVHGLRSRQRKAKVTQDDTGTYRIEGPLSFLSVDGVFSSLRNGHDDVSLDLEHVTYLDTSGARALLNFIDHSEMDGVEVNIKKIPPHIENQITSFADHKQRDKLRSVLQST
- a CDS encoding PPE family protein; protein product: MDFGALPPEVNSGRMYSGPGSSPTVAAASAWNGLAAELSSAAAGYERVIATLNTEEWLGPASALMVEAVAPYVAWMRATAAQAEQAASQARAAAAAYETAFAAMVPPPLIAANRAQLASLVARNVFGQNTASIATTEAQYGEMWAQDSMAMYSYAGSSATAAKVTPFAPPPHTTSPGAAASQLAAVGKAAGTAAGAAQNTIAELIANLPSTLMGLTSPLSSLLTAGATPGWLDWFINWYLPISQLFYNTVGLPYFAIGIANSLITSWRALGLIGPEAAEAAGAPIAIAEGAVPAALGEAGPVAAGLGNAAAIGKLSVPSTWAGAAPSLAPTVGSASAPLVSDIVDQPEAAASGNLLGGMPMAGPGTGAGGAGPRYGFRVTVMSRPPFAG
- a CDS encoding amino acid permease, which encodes MPNDVPVADPAETQPHLRRDLANRHIQLIAIGGAIGTGLFMGSGRTISLAGPAVLLVYGIIGFFVFFVLRAMGELLLSNLNYKSFVDFTADLLGPAAGFFVGWSYWFAWVVTGIADLVAITGYSKFWWPDLPTWLPAVVTIGLIILVNLSSVRHFGELEFWFALIKVVAIICLIAIGAILVATNFVSPHGAHATIENLWNDGGFFPTGFLGVVSGFQIAFFAYIGVELIGTAAAETENPRRTLPRAINAVPLRVAVFYIGALLAILAVVPWRQFAGGQSPFVAMFSLAGLVAAASIVNFVVITAASSSANSGFFSTGRMLFGLADEGHAPAAFRRLNRGGVPASALLLTAPLLLTSIPVLYAGRSVIGAFTLVTAVASLLFMFVWAMIIVSYLVYRRRHPQRHTASVYKMPGGVAMCWAILAFFVFVVWTLTTEPETTLALAWFPLWFVVLTLGWLIAQRRPVKAYLALCRTWASRMRSRTAVADTRAGASESSSGTDVITTGVSSSESGSLPCVPPTCVPVSPTTPIV
- a CDS encoding PPE family protein; the protein is MNFGALPPEVNSGRMYSGAGSGPLMEAAAAWDNIAAELSSAATSYDSVISELASMRWWSGPASDSMVAAALPFVCWLSATATLAEQTAIQGRATAAAFEAAFAMTVPPPVIAANRTLLTTLIATNWFGQNTPAIATTELQYAEMWAQDAAAMFGYASAAALSSVLTPFAPPPITTNPAALAGQTAAVDQAAGTTAGTFASTLSEATAHLISAAALAAVLTQHTAVAAIPWSDIQQYWIMFLGALATAEGFIYDSGGFTLMILGTAGQLLWAPAAATAGAGEVAAGASGAAAWSALSQMGAGPVAASAALAAKIGPMSVPPSWCAQLATPQAPPAGISVPSIRAATEVGEVSGLLRGVPTQGRSRAAHTGRRYGVRLTVMSRQPNVG
- a CDS encoding EboA domain-containing protein → MDVGYNTNSLADHPLGDALALIADEGYTAVALTVGYPHVRPFDSDLGAQLAALRALLDTYGLRVAIETGARYLLDPRNKHKPSLVDIAGEPRVEFMRRAIDIAADLGATCVSLWSGYAVSHSDANTTRDLMLSRLARVVDYADRKAVTLGFEPEPGMFVETVQQVREVCRALGDPPRLGITLDVGHCVMTEPIGAQAAIGELGDKLVNVHLDDMTPLKHEHLEFGDGDVDLGAVMDALSASGFGGIASVELPRHSHDAPNVLRRSMWAISLARLSPGARSWIGSAAAEIGRSPDKVVEIFPGAVRGMVGAQAPGGAILVARVQLLATLVSGTSDETAAALIEKLYRWGDTDERLAVLSGLEMTVLRGQLGPAACATGMELAQDALRCNDPRLVAAALGGFGARFLTQHAWRHGVMKLVFMDVPLSGVHGLHTRADDELGRMAADYVTERCAAGRSVSADVEMLQQLTARTGAAE
- a CDS encoding DHA2 family efflux MFS transporter permease subunit; its protein translation is MAIDDPGTDRSSDQLDARLLRIAGVCVLGTMMAIVDTTVVTVAQRTFVAEFDTTHAIVAWTMTGYTLAMAAVIPLAGWAADRFGTKRLFMGSLAAFTLGSLLCAMAPNVILLITFRVAQGLGGGMLLPLVLTILTHEAGPKRLGRVMALLGIPMLLGPVFGPVLGGWLIDSYGWEWIFWINLPIGLTAFALAAIVLPSDHPTPSETFDFLGMLLLSPGLATFLYGVSVVPERGTLTDRQVWIPVTIGLILITGFVFHALYRADHPLIDLRLFRNRVVALSNAAMLIFMAAFFGAGLLFPSYFQELLHQTPLQSGMSMAPRGIGALLTMPFAGLLVDRRGPGQILVVGFALIASGMGIFAYGVASQADYLPTLVTGLTIMGMGMGCAMMPLSAAAVQTLAPRQIARGSTLVNVNQQVGASIGTALMSVILTSQFNRSANISAANTMASLREDAARRGVPIDPSTIPEQARTPDFPANLLNDLSQAYTVVFVVAAALATLVIIPVVFLPKRPAGAIQT
- a CDS encoding TatD family hydrolase, translated to MKIFDPHIHMTSRTTDDYERMYAAGVRAVVEPAFWLGQPRTDAASFIDYFDGLIGWERYRASQFGIAHNCTIALNPKEANDSRCRPVLEQIPRYLSKTGVVAVGEIGYDSMTADETAVFETQLEMAAERAMPALVHTPHRDKLGGTLASIEVVKRVGIDPGMVLLDHLNEVTIEPARDSGCWMGFSIYPDTKMDEGRMVALMQRYGLERIIVNSAADWGRSDPLKTAKTAQAMLAASFTEDDVDRVMWRNPVEFYGQSGQLRLISDEHDATGAFAGNTIHRGEKR
- the eboE gene encoding metabolite traffic protein EboE; translation: MLSYCSNVVAADTLLLLEQQLLSVFAVARDRAGLDQLGVGLWLPARTMTRLADDRRARRRLAAILADNGLAVVTMNAFPYGVFHGGSVKHAVYQPDWTTPKRLEYTRNCAEVLNDLLTDTEHGTISTLPLGWSDPWDDDADAKARHSLSTLSDELRRIENGSGHRIRLAVEPEPGCVIGSCGDALDWFARAVEGDDVDPRYVGLCLDTCHLAVMHEDPVDVLAGLAEVGVEVVKIQASNAIQISDLAAKGLDEAFAEFGNSPYLHQVNGIDADGHPWFRDDFSLEDPSTPRSGSARVHYHVPLHLSPPAPLSNTSQVLVDVMDMLRDGSLPGPIDIEIETYTWDVLPPSLRSGSLAEDIAAEIRWLDELISEWDPA